A stretch of the Thiomicrospira pelophila DSM 1534 genome encodes the following:
- the glnS gene encoding glutamine--tRNA ligase: MSQAEAGERATNFIRNIIDEDLASGLHKSIQTRFPPEPNGYLHIGHAKSICLNFGLAEDYQGQCNLRFDDTNPEKEDLEYVGSIQRDVAWLGYEWSGEIRYSSNYFESFYQYALELVGKGLAYVCFLNAEQQREYRGTLTEPGKASPYRDTSVDENRNLLEKMRAGEFKEGECVLRAKIDMASPFMCMRDPILYRIRFQAHHQTGDAWCIYPMYDFAHCISDAIEGVTHSLCTLEFQDNRRLYDWILDNITLPSATRPRQYEFSRLNLEYTVMSKRKLHQLVNDRMVTGWDDPRMPTISGLRRRGYTPTSIRSFADRIGVSKVDSFTEMSILEAAVRDDLNVHAPRSMAVLNPVKLVIENYPENQVEPIQAPIHPQNEDMGKREIWFGREVYIDREDFREEANKHFKRLVLGKEVRLRNAYVIKAERFENDEQGELKTIYCSYDPDTLGKNPADGRKVKGVIHWVEASKAVPAEFYLYDRLFNVPNPGKAEDFEAVLNPESLVIKQGFVEPSLADAVPELAYQFEREGYFCRDNKQPGLVFNRTVGLRDTWSEQTKY, from the coding sequence ATGAGTCAGGCTGAAGCAGGTGAACGCGCCACTAATTTTATTCGCAATATAATTGATGAAGACCTTGCAAGCGGGTTGCATAAAAGCATTCAAACTCGTTTCCCGCCTGAGCCGAATGGTTATCTTCATATTGGCCACGCCAAGTCAATTTGCCTTAATTTTGGCCTAGCGGAAGATTATCAAGGTCAGTGTAATCTGCGTTTTGACGATACGAATCCAGAAAAAGAAGACCTAGAATACGTGGGGTCTATTCAGCGTGATGTGGCCTGGTTGGGTTATGAATGGTCGGGTGAGATTCGTTATAGTTCGAATTATTTTGAATCCTTTTATCAGTACGCTTTGGAACTGGTGGGGAAAGGGTTGGCGTATGTGTGTTTCCTTAATGCCGAGCAGCAGCGCGAATATCGAGGCACTTTAACCGAGCCGGGTAAAGCAAGTCCATATCGCGACACGTCCGTTGATGAAAATCGCAACCTGTTAGAAAAAATGCGCGCGGGCGAGTTTAAAGAAGGCGAGTGTGTCTTACGCGCCAAAATAGATATGGCCTCGCCCTTTATGTGTATGCGTGATCCGATTTTGTATCGAATTCGTTTTCAAGCACATCACCAAACTGGTGATGCTTGGTGTATTTATCCTATGTATGACTTCGCGCATTGTATTTCGGATGCGATTGAAGGGGTGACGCATTCGTTATGCACTTTGGAGTTCCAAGATAATCGTCGTTTATACGACTGGATTCTGGATAATATCACCTTGCCGAGTGCCACGCGTCCGCGTCAGTACGAGTTTTCGCGTCTAAATCTAGAATACACGGTGATGTCAAAGCGCAAATTGCATCAATTAGTGAATGATCGTATGGTCACTGGCTGGGACGATCCTCGTATGCCAACCATTTCGGGTTTGCGCCGCCGTGGTTACACGCCTACTTCGATTCGAAGTTTTGCTGATCGAATTGGCGTGAGTAAAGTCGATAGTTTTACTGAGATGAGCATTTTAGAAGCGGCAGTACGCGATGACTTAAATGTGCATGCGCCACGCTCCATGGCGGTGTTAAATCCCGTCAAGCTGGTGATAGAAAATTACCCGGAAAACCAAGTTGAGCCTATTCAAGCGCCAATTCATCCTCAAAATGAAGACATGGGCAAGCGTGAAATTTGGTTTGGGCGCGAAGTCTATATTGACCGAGAGGATTTCCGTGAAGAAGCCAATAAACATTTTAAGCGTTTAGTATTAGGCAAGGAAGTGCGTTTGCGTAACGCGTATGTGATTAAAGCTGAACGTTTTGAAAATGATGAACAAGGTGAACTTAAAACGATTTACTGTAGCTACGATCCAGATACCTTAGGCAAAAACCCAGCGGATGGCCGCAAAGTTAAAGGTGTGATTCACTGGGTTGAAGCCAGCAAAGCTGTGCCGGCTGAGTTTTATTTATACGATCGCTTATTTAATGTACCTAACCCGGGTAAGGCCGAAGATTTTGAAGCCGTTTTAAATCCTGAGTCATTGGTGATTAAACAAGGTTTTGTTGAACCAAGCTTGGCCGATGCCGTACCGGAATTAGCCTATCAGTTTGAACGTGAAGGTTATTTCTGTCGCGACAATAAACAACCAGGCCTGGTGTTTAATCGCACGGTCGGTTTAAGAGATACCTGGAGTGAGCAAACCAAATATTAG
- a CDS encoding class I SAM-dependent methyltransferase, with translation MNSDIQFQRFLKDWFDTPMGQALFEQERVLVEKEMPRLFGYYLVQVGQASRQSLLQTSRIKTKVVLDNQVNPSISDLQVLADLDFLPFKEDSLDVVFMPHSLESVADPYHLVRQVDRMLMAEGVLMISGFNPYGCSLLRSYFSGARKGLKQANLIKMHRIIDWLNLLGYDIQVAQHGPISCFKQRSERLDSWFWLNVERFESWLERIGVHFGNVYIIVAKKRVVTPTPVGLNWKLANWLPLRKPQAVASCDRHHSKQNIRANLKGKS, from the coding sequence TTGAATTCGGACATCCAGTTTCAACGTTTCTTGAAGGATTGGTTTGATACACCAATGGGTCAAGCATTATTTGAACAAGAGCGCGTGCTGGTGGAAAAAGAGATGCCGCGTTTGTTTGGTTATTATTTGGTGCAAGTCGGTCAAGCATCACGCCAAAGCTTATTACAGACCAGTCGCATAAAAACCAAGGTGGTGTTAGATAATCAGGTTAACCCTTCGATTAGCGACCTTCAAGTACTCGCTGATCTGGATTTTTTGCCCTTTAAAGAGGATAGTTTAGATGTGGTGTTTATGCCGCATAGTTTGGAGTCCGTCGCCGATCCGTATCATTTAGTGCGTCAAGTGGATCGAATGTTAATGGCCGAGGGCGTGTTAATGATATCAGGCTTTAATCCTTATGGTTGCAGCCTGCTACGTAGCTATTTTAGCGGGGCACGCAAAGGCCTTAAACAGGCTAATTTAATTAAAATGCACCGCATTATTGATTGGTTGAATTTATTAGGTTATGACATTCAGGTTGCACAGCATGGCCCAATTTCGTGCTTTAAACAACGTAGCGAACGTTTAGACTCTTGGTTTTGGTTGAATGTTGAACGTTTTGAAAGCTGGTTAGAACGCATAGGCGTTCATTTTGGCAATGTTTATATTATCGTCGCCAAAAAACGTGTGGTGACACCGACACCGGTAGGGTTGAATTGGAAGTTAGCAAACTGGTTACCACTGCGAAAACCCCAGGCCGTGGCATCATGTGATCGTCACCATAGCAAACAAAACATTAGAGCCAACCTAAAGGGTAAATCTTGA
- a CDS encoding peptidylprolyl isomerase, producing the protein MSKLVLRIGFVLSLLFTPFISVHAENPRVLMETSHGAMIIELYPEDAPETVENFLAYVKSGFYEGTIFHRVIRNFMIQGGGFDENMKQKPTLKPIQNEADNGLQNKIGTIAMARTSDPHSATAQFFINVANNSSLDFREKTTRAYGYTVFGRVVEGMRTVNEIRNMPTGRKMGHQDVPLQPVVIQKVRQIR; encoded by the coding sequence ATGTCAAAGTTAGTGTTACGCATCGGGTTCGTATTAAGCCTGCTTTTCACCCCTTTTATATCCGTTCACGCCGAAAACCCACGTGTACTGATGGAAACCAGTCATGGTGCAATGATTATCGAACTTTACCCAGAAGACGCGCCTGAAACCGTTGAAAACTTTTTAGCTTATGTCAAAAGTGGTTTTTATGAAGGCACCATTTTTCATCGTGTGATTCGTAATTTTATGATTCAAGGCGGTGGCTTTGATGAAAATATGAAACAAAAACCGACTTTAAAGCCGATTCAAAACGAAGCGGACAATGGCTTACAAAACAAAATTGGTACGATTGCGATGGCACGCACCAGTGATCCGCATTCCGCCACGGCTCAATTTTTCATCAACGTCGCCAATAACAGTTCGCTCGACTTTCGCGAAAAAACTACCCGCGCTTATGGATATACCGTATTTGGTCGTGTGGTTGAGGGCATGAGAACGGTCAACGAAATCCGTAATATGCCAACGGGTCGTAAAATGGGACATCAAGATGTGCCTTTACAGCCGGTTGTAATTCAGAAAGTACGTCAAATTCGTTAA
- a CDS encoding lytic transglycosylase encodes MMITRLKTTLLRLSFLSFALIIGGCESLNQASTSPENPEHIVNSDILIPTDPTLDQAEAEFEKSILSEIEPFPLKLAEPLPHTEIWDELADQFHLIEQHHDGFQDYLAFYLNNTKHLERVSVRAQPYLYFIMDEIRNREMPYEIAMLPVIESAFYPYARSSKRAGGLWQFIPSTGRIYGLKQDWWFDGRQDVYMSTHAALDFLQSLYKLNNEDWLLAFASYNAGYGRIQQATARLKRNQPNAEINYWTIRPYLPRETRHYVPQLLAVSYLIKNREKYNLAIQDVPNEPYLTYIELDRQMDLNKAAELAGLSKEMMKHLNPGYLKSVTPPDGPHHLLIPNSHKQAFEQKLAENSNDIFNIRWQRHQIVTGDSLGTIAQRYSTSIGEIRRLNNLKGNMIRAGRTLLIPIPASQAHKHTQFAQNTQNDESDNKSFRTHYVQRGESLWTISNYYGLDTSKLAQWNNLNPRAPIRVGQRLEIRSNKYGHTVQHTVKDGESLWLIARRYQVTIRDLTRWNKISSSNTLRPGTELTIWRSGPPDQYTVQRGDTLWDIARAFNINSESLKKLNKLSQNEYLRPGQVLRIPNDS; translated from the coding sequence ATGATGATAACCCGCCTAAAAACCACTTTATTACGTTTAAGCTTTTTGTCTTTCGCGTTAATTATTGGCGGCTGTGAAAGCTTAAATCAAGCTTCGACCTCGCCTGAAAACCCTGAACATATCGTCAATAGCGACATTCTCATCCCGACTGATCCCACCTTAGACCAAGCCGAGGCCGAATTTGAAAAGTCCATCCTAAGTGAAATTGAACCCTTTCCGTTAAAGCTTGCTGAACCTCTCCCCCACACAGAAATTTGGGATGAGCTAGCCGATCAGTTCCACTTAATCGAACAACACCACGACGGTTTTCAAGATTATTTAGCTTTCTATCTTAATAACACCAAGCATTTAGAACGTGTTTCGGTTCGCGCTCAGCCTTACTTATATTTCATCATGGATGAAATCCGCAATCGTGAGATGCCTTATGAAATCGCGATGTTGCCAGTAATTGAAAGTGCTTTTTACCCTTATGCCCGTTCCAGCAAACGTGCTGGTGGCTTGTGGCAGTTCATTCCAAGCACTGGTCGCATTTACGGTTTAAAGCAGGACTGGTGGTTTGATGGTAGACAAGATGTGTACATGAGTACCCATGCCGCACTGGATTTTTTACAAAGCCTATATAAACTCAACAACGAAGATTGGTTGTTAGCTTTTGCTTCATATAACGCGGGTTATGGCCGTATTCAGCAAGCTACCGCACGCTTAAAACGTAATCAACCGAATGCCGAAATTAATTATTGGACGATTCGTCCTTATTTACCACGCGAAACTCGTCATTATGTACCGCAATTATTAGCCGTCAGCTACCTAATTAAGAATCGCGAAAAGTATAATTTGGCGATTCAAGACGTTCCCAATGAACCCTACTTGACCTACATTGAACTTGACCGCCAAATGGATTTAAACAAGGCGGCTGAGTTAGCTGGTTTGTCAAAAGAAATGATGAAACACTTGAACCCTGGTTATTTAAAAAGTGTTACCCCGCCTGACGGCCCACATCACCTATTGATACCTAATTCTCATAAACAAGCCTTTGAACAAAAACTCGCTGAAAATAGCAACGATATTTTTAATATCCGCTGGCAACGTCATCAAATTGTGACGGGCGACAGCTTAGGTACGATTGCTCAACGCTATAGTACGTCGATTGGTGAAATCCGTCGTCTTAACAATCTAAAAGGCAATATGATTCGAGCGGGACGCACCTTGTTAATTCCGATCCCAGCTTCGCAAGCTCATAAGCATACCCAATTCGCTCAGAACACCCAAAATGATGAATCAGACAATAAAAGTTTCCGCACTCATTACGTTCAGCGCGGTGAATCTCTTTGGACGATCTCCAACTATTATGGGTTAGATACGTCGAAATTAGCGCAATGGAACAATTTAAATCCTCGCGCGCCAATTAGAGTGGGACAGCGTTTAGAAATTCGCAGCAATAAATACGGCCACACCGTGCAACATACGGTAAAAGATGGTGAAAGCTTATGGCTAATCGCTCGCCGCTACCAAGTCACCATTCGTGATTTAACGCGCTGGAATAAAATTAGCAGTTCGAATACGTTACGTCCCGGTACAGAATTAACCATTTGGCGTTCTGGTCCACCTGACCAATACACCGTTCAACGTGGGGATACCTTATGGGATATTGCACGTGCGTTTAATATAAATAGCGAAAGCTTAAAAAAACTCAACAAGCTTTCACAAAATGAATATTTAAGACCAGGACAAGTGTTACGTATCCCAAATGATAGCTAG
- a CDS encoding UDP-2,3-diacylglucosamine diphosphatase, with amino-acid sequence MVTRPSLSYVLADVHLQPEHHHPINQAFLNFIRQQAPQANSVYILGDLFETWMGDDLSLPLYQTEISALKTLTDSGTKLYIGYGNRDFLMRQAFWQATGAEFIEDETLTRIEDVDCLLLHGDSLCTDDKGYQRMRHWFRKPWIQWLFLHLPKKTRLKIAQKLRQQSGNQAQNKPANIMDVSSQAVTDLYARHPKIEHVIHGHTHRPAHHCLKIGDIEKQRWVLGDWRPEAQIIKISNQQISLVKLN; translated from the coding sequence TTGGTCACTCGCCCTTCCCTTAGCTATGTTCTGGCTGACGTTCATCTTCAGCCAGAACATCATCACCCAATCAATCAAGCGTTTCTAAACTTCATTAGACAACAAGCGCCACAAGCTAATTCGGTTTATATTCTAGGCGACTTGTTTGAAACGTGGATGGGTGACGATCTCAGTCTTCCACTCTATCAAACCGAAATCAGCGCGCTTAAAACGCTTACGGACTCGGGAACAAAACTTTACATAGGTTATGGAAATCGAGACTTTTTGATGCGCCAAGCCTTTTGGCAAGCCACAGGAGCTGAGTTTATAGAAGACGAGACCCTAACACGGATTGAGGACGTGGACTGTTTGCTGTTGCATGGTGACAGTTTATGCACCGATGACAAGGGGTATCAGCGCATGCGTCACTGGTTCCGTAAACCTTGGATACAGTGGTTATTTTTACACTTACCTAAAAAAACTCGACTTAAAATCGCCCAAAAACTACGTCAACAATCGGGCAACCAAGCACAAAACAAACCGGCCAACATTATGGATGTTTCCAGTCAAGCCGTTACAGACTTGTATGCACGGCACCCTAAAATTGAGCATGTTATTCATGGACATACTCATCGACCGGCTCACCACTGCCTGAAAATTGGCGATATTGAAAAGCAACGTTGGGTACTAGGCGATTGGCGACCTGAAGCCCAAATCATCAAAATCAGCAACCAGCAAATTAGCTTAGTTAAGTTAAATTAA
- a CDS encoding peptidylprolyl isomerase, whose product MTQVVFHTTLGDITIEVDHKNAPMSAANFVQYAEDGFYNGTIFHRIIPNFVVQGGGLEPGMENKTTRAPIENEADNGIKNLKGSLSMARTMDPNSATSQFFINLKDNDFLDHTTKTPQGWGYAVFGRIIDGMDVVENMAKVATTSRQGHQDVPVEDILVENTTVKSAE is encoded by the coding sequence ATGACACAGGTTGTTTTTCATACCACACTGGGCGACATCACCATTGAAGTCGATCACAAAAACGCACCGATGAGCGCGGCTAATTTTGTGCAATACGCTGAAGACGGATTTTATAACGGCACCATATTTCACCGCATTATCCCAAACTTTGTAGTGCAAGGTGGCGGCTTAGAGCCTGGCATGGAAAACAAAACCACACGTGCGCCGATTGAAAACGAAGCCGACAATGGCATTAAAAACCTGAAAGGTTCGTTATCTATGGCGCGCACCATGGACCCAAACTCGGCAACCTCACAGTTTTTTATCAATCTTAAAGATAACGACTTTTTAGACCATACGACTAAAACACCACAAGGTTGGGGTTACGCGGTATTTGGCCGCATTATTGATGGGATGGATGTGGTCGAAAATATGGCCAAGGTGGCCACTACTAGCCGCCAAGGTCATCAAGATGTACCGGTTGAAGATATTTTGGTGGAAAACACCACGGTTAAATCGGCAGAATAA
- the cysS gene encoding cysteine--tRNA ligase produces MSLQIYNTESRQKQEFKPIVPGKVGIYVCGVTVYDFCHIGHARVMVVFDTVVRQLRALGLDVKYVRNITDIDDKIIKRALENKESVQSLTERFIDAMHEDEAALNVLRPDEEPRATDYIDAIKTMVKTLIDKGHAYAADNGDVYFKVTSFESYGRLSGKKQEDLEAGARVEINPHKQNPMDFVLWKASKQDEPAWDSEWGDGRPGWHIECSAMSEQCLGEHLDIHGGGMDLQFPHHENEIAQSECAHGGQHYVNTWMHVGFVRVDDEKMSKSLNNFFTIREVLKDYHPEVIRYFLLSSHYRSPLNYSQENLQAAKTNLARLYTALEAQAPGLVAKDTEFETRFNAAMEDDFNTPLAISVLFELVKEVNKTKQADLVALLQSLANRLGLLMQTPEDFFKGTAGEALDGLSDADIEALIAERAQARQDKNWARSDQIRDQLLADGVELLDSAQGTSWRRQ; encoded by the coding sequence ATGAGTTTACAAATTTACAATACTGAGAGCCGACAAAAACAAGAGTTTAAACCGATTGTGCCAGGAAAAGTTGGCATCTATGTCTGCGGTGTAACCGTGTACGACTTTTGTCATATCGGCCATGCGCGCGTGATGGTGGTGTTTGATACGGTGGTTCGTCAGTTACGTGCACTGGGTTTAGATGTTAAATACGTGCGCAACATTACCGATATCGACGATAAAATCATCAAACGCGCGCTCGAAAATAAAGAATCGGTGCAATCTTTAACAGAACGCTTTATTGATGCGATGCATGAAGATGAAGCCGCGTTAAATGTGCTGCGCCCAGATGAAGAACCACGCGCGACCGATTATATTGACGCCATCAAAACCATGGTGAAAACCTTGATCGATAAAGGTCATGCTTATGCCGCGGATAACGGCGATGTGTATTTTAAGGTCACGTCTTTTGAATCCTATGGGCGTTTGTCTGGCAAAAAACAAGAGGACTTAGAGGCGGGTGCGCGTGTTGAGATTAACCCGCACAAACAAAATCCAATGGACTTTGTTTTGTGGAAAGCTTCAAAACAAGACGAACCGGCTTGGGATTCGGAGTGGGGCGATGGCCGGCCGGGTTGGCATATAGAATGTTCAGCCATGTCGGAACAGTGTTTGGGTGAGCATTTAGATATTCATGGTGGCGGCATGGATTTACAATTTCCTCACCACGAAAATGAGATTGCCCAATCCGAATGTGCTCACGGCGGACAACATTATGTAAACACTTGGATGCATGTTGGTTTTGTGCGAGTCGATGATGAAAAAATGTCCAAGTCATTAAATAATTTTTTCACCATTCGTGAAGTTCTAAAAGACTACCACCCGGAAGTAATTCGTTATTTCTTACTGTCGAGTCACTATCGTAGTCCGTTAAATTATTCACAGGAAAACCTACAAGCTGCCAAAACCAATTTGGCACGTTTGTATACGGCTTTAGAGGCTCAAGCACCAGGCCTGGTGGCGAAAGATACCGAGTTTGAAACTCGTTTCAATGCCGCAATGGAAGACGATTTTAATACGCCTTTGGCGATCTCCGTATTGTTTGAATTGGTTAAAGAAGTTAATAAAACCAAACAAGCCGATCTAGTGGCGCTTCTGCAAAGCTTGGCAAATCGATTAGGTTTGTTAATGCAGACCCCAGAAGACTTTTTTAAAGGCACAGCGGGTGAAGCTCTGGATGGACTATCGGATGCGGATATTGAAGCTTTAATTGCCGAACGAGCTCAAGCCAGACAAGATAAAAACTGGGCTAGGTCGGACCAGATTCGAGATCAATTATTGGCTGATGGCGTGGAATTATTAGATTCGGCGCAAGGCACCAGTTGGCGTCGCCAGTAA
- a CDS encoding transglycosylase SLT domain-containing protein: MIASLARTYLILHVPLLIGIGLFFGLFSTAPQAQNLTPEQQQFLEAMDYINSGDRLQVANLKALLQDHPLYPQLLYQDTLKNFDRTPDLAIRQYFERYQHLALSHSLRNHWINYLGEQERWDLLIKHPQDNPNLLEQCYFMRAQLEYQSISINALRQFWLQQLKLPTACQPIENQLISSGELPGWLIWQKIDLAMQRGQLSVARSLMSYLSPTDQDALNHWIEYYRKPQKLIRQLPNQASAFINRKIFLQALERLANRQPEAAFQLLSLHKERYRIHPDEQHQIQRTISLRYAYRNAPEAKSHLNSLHQYSGDSDTLRWQAQIALRQSDWAQLLSTIGLMPEHEQNQPKWRYWTARALDKQQASGAAQTIYQSLAQQRHYYGFLAADQLGLNYQLHQTQPASELSTKQLHKKYPSLALIQELLNIGWTVNAHREWQHLIRQADVHDIQAIAQIASEWQQHNFVIRALAQAKQWDQLELRFPTPYKGPVIQNASKNNIEAAWIYSIIRRESAYQTHAKSSAGAVGLMQLMPGTAQYMGKKIGYTRQQYRNLLDANSNIELGSAYLAYLLERYNGHLVMATAAYNAGPKRVDYWIKGHHNLEADQWVDSIPFSETRKYVKAIMEYKVVFETLLGQQPQKLQSLMRPISSPNDQQAALD; encoded by the coding sequence ATGATAGCTAGCCTAGCTCGCACATATTTAATCTTACACGTCCCTTTACTCATCGGGATCGGTCTTTTTTTTGGGCTATTTTCAACCGCTCCGCAAGCTCAAAACCTAACCCCAGAACAACAACAATTTTTAGAGGCGATGGATTACATCAATAGCGGAGACCGACTCCAAGTCGCTAACCTGAAAGCCCTACTACAAGACCACCCGCTTTATCCGCAACTACTTTACCAAGATACCCTTAAAAACTTTGACCGCACACCTGATTTAGCTATCCGACAATATTTTGAGCGTTACCAGCACCTTGCTTTGTCCCACAGTTTACGCAACCATTGGATCAACTACTTGGGCGAACAAGAACGCTGGGACTTATTAATTAAGCACCCACAAGACAATCCTAACCTGTTAGAGCAGTGTTACTTTATGCGTGCTCAACTTGAATACCAATCCATTAGCATCAACGCACTACGGCAGTTTTGGCTTCAACAGCTTAAACTACCAACCGCATGTCAACCCATAGAAAATCAATTAATTAGCTCAGGCGAATTGCCGGGCTGGCTAATTTGGCAAAAAATTGACCTCGCTATGCAGCGAGGACAACTCAGCGTCGCGCGATCACTTATGTCTTATTTATCACCGACCGATCAAGATGCGCTAAATCATTGGATTGAATACTATCGGAAACCACAAAAACTTATTCGACAGCTACCCAACCAAGCCAGCGCATTTATCAACCGAAAAATTTTTTTACAGGCACTTGAAAGGCTCGCTAATCGTCAACCTGAGGCGGCTTTTCAATTGTTAAGCCTTCATAAAGAACGTTATCGGATCCACCCCGATGAGCAACATCAAATTCAACGCACCATTAGCTTACGTTACGCCTATCGCAATGCGCCTGAGGCCAAGTCGCATCTGAACTCGCTCCACCAATATAGCGGCGATAGTGATACCTTGCGCTGGCAAGCCCAAATTGCGCTACGACAATCGGACTGGGCGCAGCTTCTCAGCACAATTGGTCTAATGCCTGAGCATGAACAAAACCAACCTAAATGGCGATATTGGACGGCTCGCGCACTCGATAAACAACAGGCATCGGGCGCGGCACAAACCATTTATCAGTCTTTAGCTCAACAACGACACTACTATGGATTTCTGGCCGCTGACCAGTTAGGACTGAACTATCAACTTCATCAAACCCAACCTGCCTCTGAATTAAGTACAAAACAACTACACAAGAAGTATCCTTCTTTAGCTCTCATTCAAGAGCTTTTGAATATCGGTTGGACAGTGAATGCCCACAGGGAATGGCAACATTTAATTCGTCAAGCAGACGTGCATGACATCCAGGCGATCGCTCAAATTGCGAGCGAATGGCAACAACATAATTTTGTCATTCGCGCTTTAGCCCAAGCCAAACAATGGGATCAGCTTGAGCTTCGCTTTCCAACTCCATACAAAGGGCCTGTAATCCAGAATGCGAGCAAAAATAATATTGAAGCCGCTTGGATTTACAGCATTATACGACGCGAAAGCGCCTACCAAACACATGCCAAGTCCTCCGCAGGAGCGGTTGGATTAATGCAATTAATGCCCGGCACTGCACAATATATGGGCAAAAAAATTGGTTATACCCGCCAACAATATCGAAACCTACTGGATGCAAACTCCAACATTGAACTAGGTAGTGCCTATTTAGCTTATCTATTGGAACGTTATAACGGTCATTTAGTCATGGCCACGGCTGCCTATAACGCAGGGCCTAAACGTGTTGATTATTGGATAAAAGGCCATCACAACCTTGAGGCCGATCAATGGGTGGATTCGATCCCATTTAGTGAAACCAGAAAGTATGTAAAGGCCATCATGGAATATAAAGTGGTATTTGAAACTCTACTGGGTCAACAACCGCAAAAACTGCAAAGCTTAATGCGGCCCATCTCTTCACCTAACGACCAGCAAGCGGCCCTTGATTAA
- the gloB gene encoding hydroxyacylglutathione hydrolase: protein MQVQGLEALSDNYIWIISEQKNIWVVDPGESQPLLNLIEQNQWQLQGILLTHHHWDHTNGVEDLLAAFPKARVYAGQLTNKTYITDSLKQGDQINVAGATLTVLETPGHTLDHIAYFNDQVLFCGDTLFAGGCGRVFEGTPEQMTDSLLKLRAIKQDVEVYCGHEYTLANMNFAAIAEPDNSDILARRDQVRVDTLAKKPCVPSKLSLEKHTNPFLHFDQTPLSVNIAQHCGLESHKMTPSRLFAELRAWKDALDATGELDE from the coding sequence ATGCAAGTACAAGGCTTAGAAGCACTGTCAGACAACTATATTTGGATCATCTCAGAACAAAAAAATATCTGGGTGGTTGATCCCGGTGAAAGCCAACCTCTGCTTAATTTGATTGAGCAAAACCAGTGGCAGCTGCAAGGCATTTTGTTAACACATCACCACTGGGATCACACCAATGGGGTAGAAGATTTATTGGCCGCATTCCCAAAAGCACGCGTATATGCAGGTCAATTGACCAATAAAACTTACATTACAGACTCTTTAAAACAAGGCGACCAAATTAATGTAGCAGGTGCAACCTTAACTGTTTTAGAAACCCCTGGCCACACACTGGATCATATCGCGTATTTTAACGATCAAGTTTTATTTTGTGGTGATACTTTATTTGCCGGAGGTTGTGGTCGTGTATTTGAAGGTACACCAGAACAAATGACCGACTCGCTGCTAAAACTTCGAGCTATAAAACAAGATGTTGAGGTTTATTGTGGTCATGAGTACACCTTAGCCAATATGAACTTTGCGGCCATCGCTGAACCTGATAATTCGGATATTTTGGCGCGTCGTGATCAAGTACGAGTCGACACACTAGCGAAAAAACCATGCGTACCATCAAAATTATCACTTGAAAAACACACTAATCCTTTTTTACACTTTGATCAAACACCATTATCAGTTAATATTGCACAGCATTGTGGGCTGGAATCACATAAAATGACACCGTCAAGACTATTTGCTGAATTACGCGCTTGGAAAGACGCACTGGATGCTACCGGTGAACTCGATGAATAA